One region of Metallosphaera sedula DSM 5348 genomic DNA includes:
- a CDS encoding biotin--[acetyl-CoA-carboxylase] ligase gives MQIVKLDRVTSTQDFAEAVSEMIDGDFVVVAKEQTKARGRYGREWYSPRGGLWVTYVVKNFNVEEIGISTLKVALAIRSILSKMVDAKIRWPNDIVINHKKVSGVLLEAITVGERSTGFIGFGVNTNVVSFPQGISATSLKLELGRDVDNDSLLMEILDKIAEYLGKAQDDVMRELNENLSIMDKEVNLKGRDWEKRCKALFVDKFGRLVTECGIFEVEEVLRLETT, from the coding sequence TTGCAGATAGTTAAACTGGACAGAGTTACCTCGACACAGGATTTCGCTGAAGCGGTCAGCGAAATGATCGATGGTGACTTTGTGGTAGTTGCAAAGGAGCAGACCAAGGCAAGGGGGAGATATGGCAGGGAATGGTACTCCCCGAGGGGAGGGCTCTGGGTAACCTACGTTGTCAAGAACTTTAACGTTGAGGAGATAGGAATCTCAACCCTCAAGGTGGCTCTCGCCATAAGGAGCATCCTCTCAAAGATGGTTGACGCCAAGATCAGGTGGCCCAACGATATCGTGATTAATCACAAAAAGGTTTCAGGAGTTTTGCTTGAAGCCATAACTGTTGGGGAGAGGAGTACAGGTTTCATTGGATTTGGGGTTAACACGAACGTCGTCTCCTTTCCCCAGGGAATAAGTGCCACCTCACTGAAGCTGGAGTTGGGCAGGGATGTGGATAACGACTCTCTTCTCATGGAGATCCTTGACAAGATAGCGGAGTATTTAGGCAAGGCCCAGGACGACGTTATGAGGGAGCTAAATGAGAATTTATCGATCATGGATAAGGAAGTGAACCTGAAGGGAAGAGACTGGGAAAAGAGGTGTAAGGCGCTCTTCGTGGACAAATTTGGAAGACTTGTTACAGAGTGCGGAATTTTTGAGGTAGAAGAGGTACTAAGGCTTGAGACGACGTAA
- a CDS encoding L-threonylcarbamoyladenylate synthase — translation MIVLKIDPLNPEIELIRKAAEVIRSGGLVAFPTETVYGLGGNALDPKAAEKVFKAKRRPMDNPLIVHIADLSQLEEVSVDVPPEVLDLAQRVWPGPLTFILKRNPRVPLETTGGLDTVAVRMPAHPIALQLIRESGVPIAAPSANLATKPSPTLAEHVIQDLDGSVDVVIDGGETFFGVESTIINLTVSPPVLLRPGPFTVEELNSLLGEVVVPKEVAEGGQFNVALAPGMKYKHYAPSKPLYLVEKKSIFKEVVKRLRQKKKVAALCSQETCADVDEPKIILGTSENLYTVAKNLFKSFRQLDTLDVDLGVMEPFPERGIGLAIMNRAKKASAHMIIHSVEEADKLADS, via the coding sequence ATGATTGTGCTGAAGATAGATCCACTTAATCCAGAAATAGAGTTGATAAGGAAGGCCGCTGAAGTTATTAGGTCTGGGGGTCTAGTTGCTTTTCCCACCGAAACAGTGTACGGCCTAGGTGGTAATGCCCTAGATCCGAAGGCGGCCGAGAAAGTGTTTAAGGCTAAGAGGAGGCCAATGGACAATCCTCTCATAGTTCATATAGCTGACCTAAGTCAACTGGAAGAGGTTAGTGTGGACGTTCCTCCAGAGGTTTTAGATTTAGCCCAGCGGGTCTGGCCGGGTCCGCTCACCTTCATTCTCAAAAGGAACCCAAGGGTACCTCTAGAAACTACGGGGGGCCTCGATACCGTCGCCGTTAGGATGCCAGCACACCCAATCGCCCTTCAACTAATCAGAGAGAGCGGTGTGCCCATTGCCGCCCCAAGCGCCAACCTGGCCACAAAACCTAGTCCAACCCTTGCGGAGCACGTCATCCAGGACCTTGACGGTTCAGTGGATGTTGTTATTGACGGGGGAGAGACCTTTTTCGGGGTCGAATCCACTATCATAAACCTTACCGTATCCCCTCCTGTTCTCCTAAGACCTGGACCCTTCACTGTAGAGGAACTCAACTCTCTTCTAGGTGAGGTCGTCGTTCCAAAGGAGGTTGCAGAGGGTGGGCAATTCAACGTAGCTTTAGCTCCCGGAATGAAATACAAGCATTATGCGCCGAGTAAACCCCTCTACCTAGTGGAGAAAAAGTCAATCTTCAAGGAAGTTGTAAAAAGGCTAAGGCAAAAGAAAAAGGTAGCTGCTCTCTGCTCCCAGGAAACTTGCGCTGACGTGGATGAGCCCAAGATAATCCTGGGAACTAGCGAGAACCTGTACACTGTTGCAAAGAACCTGTTTAAGTCCTTTAGGCAACTTGATACCCTAGACGTGGATCTAGGTGTCATGGAGCCGTTTCCTGAAAGGGGGATTGGGTTGGCCATCATGAATAGGGCAAAAAAGGCCTCAGCTCACATGATAATACATTCCGTGGAGGAGGCTGACAAGCTTGCAGATAGTTAA
- a CDS encoding NADH-quinone oxidoreductase subunit B, whose protein sequence is MSDQLLLTGNLEESARKAAQWLLNRKPVKTLRDWGIAFSLWPPHFTTSCCGTEFGAFAAARFDAERFGMLPFASSRQSNILTIEGTLTRKMARAARIVYDQMPEPKYVIALGACILEGGIFWNSYNTVLPSDVGIPVDLYLPGCPTRPEAIARGLLMLQKKIRTQGAIRT, encoded by the coding sequence ATGAGCGATCAATTACTTCTTACCGGAAACTTAGAGGAATCGGCTCGAAAGGCCGCGCAGTGGTTACTCAACAGAAAGCCAGTTAAGACCCTAAGGGATTGGGGAATAGCATTCTCGCTGTGGCCTCCACACTTCACCACCAGTTGTTGTGGAACCGAATTTGGAGCGTTTGCAGCTGCGAGGTTCGACGCTGAAAGATTTGGAATGCTTCCCTTCGCTTCCTCCCGTCAATCCAATATCCTTACCATAGAGGGAACACTAACCAGAAAGATGGCCAGGGCAGCAAGGATAGTTTACGATCAAATGCCCGAGCCCAAGTACGTAATTGCGCTAGGTGCCTGTATATTGGAAGGAGGAATATTCTGGAACTCCTACAACACGGTCCTTCCCTCTGATGTGGGTATACCCGTTGATCTATACTTACCTGGATGTCCCACAAGGCCCGAGGCAATAGCTAGGGGCCTTCTAATGCTTCAAAAGAAGATTAGGACTCAAGGAGCTATAAGGACATAA
- a CDS encoding glycerate 2-kinase, whose product MDQVIDRILRLSDPRQALERKVQVRNNELVVEGSRFQFSKPLVISVGKASVKMANFFLEKLSNYEAIVVKPKGDNLTVEGHAQIIHSSHPYPDDESFRAGKLVREALMTWDYDLVIFLLSGGASSLMEDPIPPAQLYVETMKKLVTSGLGIDEINTVRKHLSRVKGGRLASLARSQVVTLVVSDVPGNDLSVVGSGPTIQDPSTVDEARQILEQLNLDLVQYLEETPKQLSNSWVFLIQSVSDVLKDLTDMPGAVILSSEVRGEARSLGSLLASIVNTRELSFRRPFTILLGGEPEVTVRGPAGKGGRNGEVCLSFLEWVKVTNVTLYAVATDGIDGNSEYAGCVVSGGMDVPKREIRKALETHSSYELLERIGAVIKTGPTGTNVNNVYVLIAP is encoded by the coding sequence GTGGACCAAGTAATAGACAGGATACTAAGGCTCTCGGATCCGAGGCAGGCGTTAGAGAGGAAAGTTCAGGTAAGAAATAACGAGCTGGTCGTGGAGGGCTCAAGGTTTCAGTTTTCAAAACCCCTTGTTATTTCCGTAGGGAAGGCCTCCGTAAAGATGGCCAACTTCTTCCTGGAGAAGCTAAGCAACTACGAGGCAATAGTTGTTAAACCAAAGGGGGACAATCTTACGGTTGAGGGCCACGCCCAGATAATACATTCGTCTCATCCGTATCCAGACGATGAGAGCTTCAGGGCTGGAAAATTGGTAAGGGAAGCCCTCATGACGTGGGACTACGACCTAGTTATATTTCTCCTGTCAGGGGGAGCCTCATCATTGATGGAGGATCCAATACCTCCTGCTCAACTCTATGTGGAGACCATGAAGAAACTGGTGACCTCAGGGCTAGGGATAGATGAGATTAACACTGTCAGGAAGCATCTTTCCAGGGTTAAGGGAGGCAGACTAGCTAGTTTGGCGAGATCTCAAGTAGTTACCCTGGTGGTAAGTGATGTCCCTGGAAACGATTTATCCGTTGTGGGGAGCGGACCCACAATTCAAGATCCCTCAACGGTGGACGAGGCTAGGCAGATCTTGGAACAGCTAAATCTAGATTTAGTGCAGTACCTAGAAGAGACGCCAAAGCAACTAAGCAACTCCTGGGTGTTTCTCATTCAGAGCGTGAGCGACGTTCTCAAGGATCTCACTGATATGCCAGGGGCGGTAATCCTCTCCAGTGAGGTTAGGGGAGAGGCTAGGTCCCTGGGAAGCCTACTAGCCTCCATCGTGAACACAAGGGAATTGAGCTTTAGGAGACCCTTCACAATTCTTCTTGGTGGTGAACCTGAGGTTACGGTAAGGGGTCCTGCAGGCAAGGGCGGAAGAAACGGTGAGGTTTGCCTGTCCTTCCTGGAGTGGGTGAAGGTCACCAACGTTACCCTGTACGCCGTAGCTACTGACGGTATTGATGGTAACAGCGAATACGCTGGATGTGTGGTTTCGGGAGGAATGGACGTACCAAAGAGGGAGATAAGGAAAGCCTTAGAAACTCACTCTTCCTACGAGTTGCTTGAGAGAATTGGGGCAGTAATTAAAACGGGCCCCACGGGGACTAACGTAAACAACGTTTATGTCCTTATAGCTCCTTGA
- a CDS encoding MFS transporter, with protein MRLGKILGENRSFRFYWASISLSHISGIMFNVISAYILLLVSPSFYSLVVGVTMLVGALIRLPSGYLSDSLDRRKALMLTRLSQAVLILLPILSLKLTPFSYVGFNLLTSLNGPLSAGLVQSVMEKRQVLGGTSLNSLTISISSVVGGLVSLSYPVLGITAFLSIASVMRLFTVFFIGNVRVKARKDEPKGRIPVSLIIYPILVFSFLDVIPVMMNSLVFVVSSVEPSLALVSLLTTLGNGMGAILTGERIRENSIGIWARTGSLLLGLVLVAISLSPLYLVYVLLVLRGILSSIQSISIRSDLRLRVSNNLMGRTWGLITTISSFVASVVALSYSFIVSVTGTRFPVLVLGLSLLTLGILMVYRGPSNRQDTKALGSEAGVREESSGKK; from the coding sequence TTGAGGCTAGGCAAGATACTAGGTGAGAACAGAAGTTTCAGGTTCTATTGGGCCTCAATCTCCCTTTCACACATCTCTGGAATAATGTTCAACGTAATATCAGCCTACATCCTTTTGCTTGTGTCCCCTTCCTTCTATTCTCTCGTGGTCGGAGTGACCATGTTAGTTGGGGCCTTAATTCGCCTTCCGTCAGGGTACTTGAGCGACTCGCTTGACAGAAGGAAGGCCCTAATGCTAACCAGGTTGTCCCAGGCTGTGCTCATACTCTTGCCCATTCTCAGTTTGAAGCTGACCCCCTTTTCTTACGTAGGTTTCAACTTGCTTACGTCGCTCAACGGCCCACTCTCTGCAGGTCTTGTGCAGTCAGTGATGGAGAAAAGGCAAGTTCTTGGGGGTACCTCACTTAATTCACTCACGATCTCAATATCCTCCGTTGTGGGAGGACTTGTCAGTCTATCCTACCCAGTTCTGGGCATCACGGCTTTCCTCTCGATTGCGTCAGTCATGAGACTGTTCACTGTGTTCTTTATAGGGAATGTGAGGGTAAAGGCCAGGAAAGACGAACCTAAGGGGAGGATTCCCGTTAGCCTGATAATTTATCCGATCCTAGTTTTCTCGTTCCTGGACGTAATCCCAGTAATGATGAATAGCTTAGTTTTTGTGGTGTCCTCTGTGGAGCCTTCCCTTGCATTGGTGAGCCTGCTCACTACGCTGGGTAACGGAATGGGGGCAATCCTAACTGGTGAGAGGATAAGGGAGAACTCTATCGGAATATGGGCTAGGACAGGTTCCCTGCTACTTGGGTTGGTCCTGGTGGCGATTAGTCTTTCCCCATTATACTTAGTTTATGTCCTCCTAGTTCTAAGGGGAATCCTGAGCTCTATTCAGTCCATTTCAATCAGATCAGATCTCAGGCTTAGGGTGTCCAATAATCTGATGGGGAGAACGTGGGGATTGATCACCACCATATCTTCCTTTGTGGCGTCTGTCGTTGCGCTTTCTTATTCGTTCATCGTCAGTGTAACCGGGACCAGGTTCCCTGTCCTTGTGTTGGGACTATCCCTTTTAACCTTGGGGATTCTCATGGTGTACCGTGGACCAAGTAATAGACAGGATACTAAGGCTCTCGGATCCGAGGCAGGCGTTAGAGAGGAAAGTTCAGGTAAGAAATAA
- a CDS encoding metal-dependent transcriptional regulator, producing the protein MSELSEPLENYLKEIYELEETKGHAKVVDLIDAFSISPGTISKALDRLESLGFIDRKSRRIKLTEDGKRLAIRLIRSHRLSERLLTDIVGLDWIRAHELAHRLEHIWPEDVLDKIDEVVGHPKTCPHGHPIPGREDRVEGVPLTETKPGEYTVIMIVKEKEWILRMADSLGLLPGRNIVVLDNLNGEVKVQINNKENKVPRSLAEQVIVRGAQ; encoded by the coding sequence ATGTCTGAATTATCGGAGCCACTGGAAAATTACCTAAAGGAGATCTATGAGCTGGAGGAAACAAAGGGTCACGCTAAGGTTGTTGACCTGATCGACGCATTCTCGATTTCCCCAGGCACAATTAGTAAGGCATTGGACAGGCTGGAGTCCCTTGGTTTCATAGACAGGAAATCAAGGAGGATAAAGCTTACCGAGGACGGAAAGAGACTCGCAATTAGGTTAATAAGGTCACACCGCCTCTCCGAGAGGCTCCTCACAGATATAGTGGGCCTGGACTGGATTAGGGCGCACGAACTGGCACATAGGCTAGAACACATATGGCCTGAGGATGTTCTTGACAAGATAGATGAGGTGGTGGGTCATCCCAAGACCTGTCCCCACGGGCACCCTATCCCTGGGAGGGAAGATCGAGTGGAGGGCGTTCCACTTACCGAGACAAAACCTGGAGAATACACCGTGATCATGATAGTTAAGGAGAAAGAGTGGATATTGAGAATGGCTGACTCCCTAGGCCTTCTACCAGGGAGGAACATCGTGGTACTGGATAACCTCAATGGGGAAGTGAAAGTCCAGATAAATAACAAGGAAAATAAGGTTCCCCGATCTCTTGCAGAGCAGGTGATAGTCCGTGGAGCTCAGTGA
- a CDS encoding class I SAM-dependent methyltransferase, with product MVSFVCPLDRLPLSDDLRCPRGHIYRLINGVYDFLQEEPKSNDILEKVAPLYEDIWAPLGFLITGRTSYSSVLKDAASHSSGKEFLDVGTGPGKIFDYVKCEQCYGLDISMRFLAILKRKRSRVTAVRGDAMSLPFADESFDGATSMFVVHMFPDPSKPISEISRVLKRGGRCSMGVLTKRGMIANVLSRWWKLELRPETYYVSISERFNLKTTSVRQMGPWSLINCVKS from the coding sequence ATGGTTTCCTTTGTTTGCCCACTGGATAGACTTCCGTTGTCAGATGATCTTAGATGCCCCAGGGGTCACATTTATAGGTTGATTAATGGCGTTTACGACTTTCTTCAAGAGGAGCCCAAGAGCAACGATATTCTAGAGAAAGTTGCACCGCTATATGAAGATATCTGGGCTCCCCTAGGATTCTTGATAACGGGTAGAACAAGTTACTCGTCTGTGCTTAAGGATGCGGCCTCCCACTCCTCTGGAAAGGAATTTTTGGACGTGGGCACAGGTCCTGGTAAGATCTTTGATTACGTAAAGTGTGAGCAGTGTTACGGACTTGACATTTCCATGAGATTTCTAGCTATACTCAAGCGGAAAAGATCTAGGGTGACTGCGGTGAGAGGTGATGCAATGTCTCTCCCCTTTGCCGACGAATCCTTTGATGGGGCTACATCTATGTTTGTGGTTCACATGTTTCCTGATCCATCGAAGCCAATTTCAGAGATCTCCAGGGTCCTCAAAAGGGGCGGAAGATGTTCCATGGGCGTTCTCACTAAGAGAGGGATGATAGCTAATGTTCTCTCGAGATGGTGGAAACTAGAGTTGAGGCCTGAAACGTATTACGTATCTATTTCAGAGAGGTTTAACCTCAAGACAACAAGCGTTAGACAGATGGGACCTTGGTCTCTCATAAATTGTGTAAAAAGCTAG
- a CDS encoding CBS domain-containing protein, producing MDCSSTVLDTIFFMKTNRIRRIVVTCDGKMVGLFTVDEAMRQILERSVEDKLSNVKLKRIVQVNNADAIEIARAMMQNSVDAVITDGKIVTEKDLVRGYEWGEEEKIFDLAVRAITVEGFTRLSTAAEIMVRNSIRHLPVVEDQPLGMISARDVVYRFSDKLTLQEEVKQVMVPYLVKGDSNLSLREGVELMMQKGVGSLVFSVDHSLYIVTLKDLIKHIYVYSMKV from the coding sequence TTGGACTGTTCTTCGACTGTTCTCGACACAATATTCTTCATGAAAACTAATAGAATCAGAAGGATAGTGGTTACCTGCGATGGCAAGATGGTTGGATTATTCACCGTGGATGAGGCAATGAGGCAGATACTGGAGAGATCGGTTGAAGACAAGCTGAGCAATGTGAAGTTGAAGAGGATAGTTCAAGTGAACAATGCGGACGCCATTGAGATAGCTAGAGCCATGATGCAGAACTCTGTGGACGCGGTAATAACTGATGGTAAGATAGTGACAGAAAAGGACTTGGTCAGAGGTTACGAATGGGGCGAGGAGGAGAAGATTTTCGACCTAGCAGTGAGAGCTATCACCGTAGAGGGATTCACAAGGCTCTCAACTGCTGCTGAGATCATGGTTAGGAACTCCATCAGACATCTGCCAGTTGTTGAGGATCAGCCATTGGGAATGATATCTGCAAGGGATGTGGTTTACAGATTTTCTGATAAGCTGACCTTACAGGAAGAGGTGAAGCAGGTTATGGTTCCCTACCTGGTTAAGGGTGACTCTAATCTTAGTTTAAGGGAAGGTGTGGAGCTCATGATGCAAAAGGGAGTTGGAAGTCTGGTCTTTTCCGTGGATCACAGTTTATATATTGTTACACTTAAGGATCTTATCAAGCATATTTATGTGTACTCAATGAAGGTTTAA
- the mobB gene encoding molybdopterin-guanine dinucleotide biosynthesis protein B: MDCIFQIVGRKDSGKTLVIERAVSALKRRGLTVATVKHTHHEINPSRKDTARFMNAGSDVTILHSNDCALLWRCSTPDYLDLIPADVVLVEGFANRDLGKKIVVNDPSDADRIVKEIVEEASQCKLEASVEVFPKQKDKMVYMTLYKLMKKWGIKEVKLLD, from the coding sequence ATGGATTGCATCTTTCAGATAGTGGGAAGGAAGGATAGTGGGAAAACGCTGGTAATTGAGAGGGCTGTCTCGGCTCTGAAGCGAAGGGGCTTAACTGTGGCTACAGTGAAACATACCCATCACGAGATAAACCCCAGTAGAAAGGATACTGCACGCTTCATGAATGCTGGATCAGATGTGACTATACTACACAGTAATGACTGTGCGTTGCTCTGGAGGTGTTCAACCCCAGATTACTTGGATCTTATCCCGGCAGACGTTGTACTCGTGGAGGGATTCGCTAATAGGGATTTGGGCAAAAAAATCGTTGTGAACGACCCCTCTGATGCTGATAGGATAGTGAAGGAGATTGTAGAGGAGGCGTCTCAATGTAAGCTCGAAGCCTCAGTCGAGGTATTTCCTAAACAAAAAGATAAAATGGTGTACATGACGCTATATAAGTTAATGAAAAAATGGGGGATCAAAGAGGTAAAACTTCTTGATTGA
- a CDS encoding molybdopterin molybdotransferase MoeA gives MLIPIDEARSIIKKMPVLPAKKVRLDPMSAVRKILAEDVFAVKDTPDRDVSAMDGFAFRFSDLEELKELRIAGKLFPSTRELPKLGRGEAYYITTGAPLPLGADTVARAEITRVVGDTITVNGPIFKGKDIRQRGEDVRVGDLLIPRGTYLTPYHLPILLQQGIGEVEVLDISFCIFGNGDEIVPWGSQGEGIPDSIGPTFMKLLERFGQTHYQGIARDNLDDVKKTLSKCVAGFDFVISIGGSSVGERDFVKRAISEMGRLLFEGVSTNVIKRGAVGLISGKPVLVLPGQIVSAITTFHEHGLHILTRMTETELREFVKCKLGSEVKVDHKMDSTYLVRIDGDRAFPLRWGVGLYSELGRASGFTILKRGVTYKEGEEVIVQRFL, from the coding sequence ATGCTCATTCCAATCGACGAAGCCAGATCAATCATCAAGAAGATGCCTGTCCTACCTGCCAAGAAGGTGAGGCTAGATCCCATGTCCGCAGTGAGGAAAATCCTCGCGGAGGACGTGTTTGCAGTTAAGGACACGCCGGATAGGGACGTTTCTGCAATGGACGGATTCGCGTTCAGGTTCAGTGATCTCGAGGAGTTGAAGGAACTTAGGATAGCTGGAAAACTTTTCCCTTCCACAAGGGAATTGCCCAAACTCGGAAGAGGAGAGGCCTACTATATCACCACGGGAGCCCCCTTGCCCCTTGGTGCAGATACTGTCGCGAGAGCTGAGATTACCAGGGTTGTGGGCGATACGATTACAGTGAATGGACCAATATTCAAGGGAAAGGACATCCGCCAACGGGGAGAAGACGTGAGGGTGGGAGACCTTTTAATCCCGCGGGGAACTTACCTAACTCCCTACCATTTGCCTATCCTCCTGCAACAGGGTATAGGCGAGGTTGAAGTCTTGGATATTTCCTTCTGTATTTTCGGCAATGGTGACGAAATAGTTCCATGGGGATCTCAGGGAGAGGGAATACCTGACTCCATTGGGCCAACTTTTATGAAACTGCTCGAAAGGTTCGGGCAAACCCACTATCAAGGTATAGCTAGGGACAACCTCGATGATGTAAAAAAGACGCTGTCCAAATGTGTAGCGGGTTTCGACTTCGTCATATCAATAGGCGGATCCTCGGTTGGTGAGCGTGATTTCGTGAAAAGGGCCATCTCCGAGATGGGAAGACTACTCTTTGAGGGGGTCTCAACTAACGTCATAAAGAGGGGAGCCGTGGGGCTTATCTCGGGGAAACCTGTCCTAGTGTTACCTGGTCAGATAGTGTCAGCCATTACAACATTTCACGAGCATGGTCTCCACATACTTACAAGAATGACAGAGACAGAGCTAAGGGAATTTGTGAAGTGTAAGCTAGGGAGTGAGGTTAAGGTAGATCACAAGATGGATTCAACCTACCTAGTTAGGATTGACGGGGACAGGGCTTTCCCCCTCAGGTGGGGTGTGGGATTATACAGCGAGCTCGGAAGGGCTTCAGGCTTCACAATTCTAAAGAGAGGAGTAACGTACAAGGAGGGCGAGGAAGTAATTGTACAGAGATTCCTTTGA
- the mobA gene encoding molybdenum cofactor guanylyltransferase: MYRDSFDAVILAGGNSIRFGTDKCEFEIDGKSMLKRVAELFELPIIVTDKPRDIKGKIVQDNWKDGPLKALKLALKLVSKEKVFVTGCDFPFLSRGLVEILCSKQEHVATTLTCGKIQPLLSCYSLDYLKTHIDNFKSMTDLLINSPSVYIAGLREITMIDPHLRTLLNVNRVSDLWKTQRGFWNTRIWNNTTRLFVL, encoded by the coding sequence TTGTACAGAGATTCCTTTGACGCTGTAATTCTCGCTGGCGGGAATTCCATCAGGTTTGGTACTGACAAGTGTGAGTTTGAAATCGACGGAAAATCCATGTTGAAGAGGGTAGCCGAACTTTTCGAATTACCCATAATAGTCACGGACAAACCGAGGGACATTAAGGGCAAAATTGTACAAGATAACTGGAAAGATGGTCCCCTGAAGGCACTTAAACTTGCTCTGAAGCTGGTTTCCAAGGAGAAGGTTTTCGTGACTGGATGTGATTTTCCCTTCCTATCCAGAGGACTCGTGGAAATTCTCTGCTCGAAGCAGGAACATGTGGCTACCACTCTCACGTGCGGTAAAATTCAACCTCTACTATCATGCTATTCTCTTGACTACCTTAAGACCCATATTGATAATTTCAAATCCATGACTGATCTACTAATAAACTCCCCGTCCGTCTACATAGCAGGACTCAGGGAAATCACAATGATAGACCCGCATCTTAGGACTCTCCTCAACGTCAACAGAGTAAGTGATCTCTGGAAAACCCAAAGGGGCTTCTGGAACACTAGAATATGGAATAATACCACGAGATTATTTGTTCTATAG